A stretch of DNA from Planococcus antarcticus DSM 14505:
ACCCAAACAATTCTCGCTCAATTCAGTTTCTCGCCTTCCAAGTCCAGGAGATCCGTCTCTTTGCAATACAACAAATAATCCGCTATACAACTGGAGTAGGGTGGAGGTAAAATTGTGGGCAAATAGCTTAAATCGAGGAATTCATATGGAGAACAGAGGGACTCTGCATACAATCGATAAGAACTGTGCGGATAATCCTTCATGTCTTCTACCATCGGTTCATTGGTATTGATGGGGTTTCTGTGGACGTAGCGGCTGATGGCGAGAATGCTTTTGTGGGTTATCGCTTTGCCGGCATAATAGCGGCTTTCGTAAAAATAACCGCAGTAGTTGTACTTTTTCTTATAATAATCACTATAGCGCTTGTTGATGAGTGCCATTAGTTTTCCTAAAGGCACTTCAGATGACTGGATTAATAGATGATAATGATTGGTCATCAGGCAATACGCTAGCATCGTAAATGGATATTTTTCATGAGCATAGGTCAGTATTCTGAAAAAGGCAGCTACGTCTGAATCCTCCAGAAAAATTGCTTGTCTGTTGTTGCCTCTCATGACGACATGTTCATATGCGTTCGGGTTCCATATGCGCCGGTTTCTTCCCATATTTTCACACTCCTTTTCTAAACCTTCTATAATATAGTAGAAAGAACAAAGATTTTCGTCAATTGTTCTAAAAAGCGGATAACTTGTATTTGTCTATAGGTTAAGAGCCTAAAAATGACTTTTCACGCTAAAACCTGCCGAAAGCTAGCTGTTTTGGCTTTAAAATATTTTTTTGAATTGTTTGGGTGCCAGGCACGCAAACAATTCAAACAAACAGGCAAGCAATCAAGATCTGATTGCTTGCCTGTTTGTTTTATCTCAATAGCTTCATTTTGTCGAGGGCGCGGTATAGAACTGCTGCGGTTTCACCTCTTGTGATTTTTGCTTTCGGGTCGAAGATGTTGTCTTCGCGTCCTGTGATAAAGCCAAGTGCATAGGCTTGTGAAACAGCTTCATTTGCGTAAGGACTGATTGTCGAACTGTCCGCAAATTGATGCGTCGTGTCTAAACCTTCGAGCAACAGAGCTTGCTGGTATTCGACTGCGCGTATCATCATGACTGCTGTGTCTTGGCGAGAGATTGGCGCTTTTGGATCGAATGTGTTCGTCGTCATTCCAAGAACGATTCCCGCGCGAGCGGCGGCTTCGATTTCTTTGGAAGCCCATGTTTTGTCTGGTCCT
This window harbors:
- a CDS encoding transposase, with translation MGRNRRIWNPNAYEHVVMRGNNRQAIFLEDSDVAAFFRILTYAHEKYPFTMLAYCLMTNHYHLLIQSSEVPLGKLMALINKRYSDYYKKKYNYCGYFYESRYYAGKAITHKSILAISRYVHRNPINTNEPMVEDMKDYPHSSYRLYAESLCSPYEFLDLSYLPTILPPPYSSCIADYLLYCKETDLLDLEGEKLN